The proteins below are encoded in one region of Ursus arctos isolate Adak ecotype North America unplaced genomic scaffold, UrsArc2.0 scaffold_24, whole genome shotgun sequence:
- the EVI2A gene encoding protein EVI2A, whose amino-acid sequence MEHTGLHLHLALLMTAVFSCSPGINANYTHLWANSTTVWDPDIPNKPGRNQNENINTNPTTSAVDKGGNSINRTETATSSQVTSLTPVSELELYIPSVVRNSSPTVQSTENTTKGHHEIFKKEVCEENNNKMAMLICFVIIAVLFLICTLLFLSTVVLANKVSSLRRSKQVGKRQPRSNGDFLASSGLWPAESDTWKRAQQLTGPNLMMQSPGTLIATRERKDEGATEKLTN is encoded by the coding sequence ATGGAGCACACAGGACTTCACCTGCATCTTGCCCTTCTGATGACAGCAGTTTTTTCTTGCTCTCCTGGAATAAACGCAAACTATACCCATCTGTGGGCTAACAGTACCACTGTCTGGGATCCAGATATTCCAAATAAGCCGGGcagaaaccaaaatgaaaacattaacacAAACCCTACAACTTCTGCAGTAGATAAAGGAGGTAACTCTATAAACAGGACTGAAACAGCAACATCCTCTCAGGTCACATCTTTAACTCCTGTATCGGAACTGGAGCTTTATATACCTTCTGTCGTCAGGAATAGTTCTCCAACAGTACAGAGCACGGAAAACACAACCAAAGGTCACCATGAAATTTTCAAGAAAGAGGTCTgtgaggaaaacaacaacaaaatggctATGCTAATTTGCTTCGTTATAATTGCAGTGCTTTTTCTTATCTGCACCCTTCTATTTCTCTCAACTGTAGTTCTGGCAAACAAAGTCTCATCTCTCAGACGATCAAAACAAGTGGGCAAGCGTCAGCCTAGAAGCAACGGTGATTTTCTGGCAAGCAGTGGTCTCTGGCCTGCTGAATCAGACACTTGGAAAAGAGCACAGCAGCTCACAGGGCCCAACCTAATGATGCAATCTCCTGGAACACTCATAGctacaagggaaagaaaagatgaaggagCAACTGAAAAACTCACTAACTAA